A single Triticum dicoccoides isolate Atlit2015 ecotype Zavitan chromosome 2A, WEW_v2.0, whole genome shotgun sequence DNA region contains:
- the LOC119352780 gene encoding uncharacterized protein LOC119352780 isoform X1: MAVYVPAAETPALELGPLHSSVCLAPALPAASLEVPGMVRADARRPSEGPDQIPGNPPRRIARLVHLDPAQLAAVTAALRLHIAGGASPIPSLVQRRDDASDSDSGSGSSGDDDETGHPNDRHLCYPLIRLLETGDARIFFPGSVPDLPGTPQGGGLHRISDAYGNPYILKAGTETFAGPCELTNETTRTWVIRLKITTKLVCLSKQQLHEQNWELSEECFAEVAGQSLEKLLEVACSFSDANWSDVHISQQLSVFDALVDVLFNIQDLRFSRSGEVAGIINKMVNAFKGVIDGTSNDIRGSKESTIHPATFVLIQVLEFFCRNRDMVQSILESGDYNTGPCSDMFSCLASKLKECAETVFQQKGQRYIFVLNNMYYVLQKNCHSGLLPPNVAATLVSVIDQYVVSYLDEYWFPPMLLYLEGDSLKKPRRSSLDNFIGEFFRTCNGQMTWKVQTELKNILREEIVNLIVPKYVNFSEVLQANPTRCWSSWLKGMWRTRSEKLECTGADLAKVIGRLFER; the protein is encoded by the exons ATGGCGGTCTACGTTCCTGCCGCCGAGACCCCTGCGCTGGAGCTGGGCCCTCTCCACAGCTCGGTCTGCCTCGCCCCCGCGCTGCCCGCCGCCTCGCTGGAAGTTCCCGGCATGGTGCGGGCcgacgccaggcggccgtcggaggGCCCCGATCAGATCCCGGGCAATCCACCCCGCCGCATTGCGCGCCTCGTCCATCTGGATCCCGCGCAGCTCGCCGCGGTGACCGCGGCCCTTAGGCTCCACATCGCCGGCGGCGCAAGCCCGATCCCCTCTCTCGTGCAGCGCAGAGACGACGCCTCCGACTCCGACTCCGGCTCCGGCTcgagcggcgacgacgacgagaccGGCCATCCTAATGACCGGCACCTCTGCTACCCACTCATCCGGTTGCTGGAAACAGGGGACGCCCGCATCTTCTTCCCCGGCTCGGTTCcagaccttcccggtactccgcaaGGCGGCGGCCTGCACAG GATATCCGATGCATATGGCAATCCATATATCCTCAAGGCAGGCACAGAAACCTTTGCAGGTCCTTGTGAGCTGACCAATGAAACGACAAGGACTTGGGTCATCAGGCTCAAAATCACTACCAAACTCGTTTGTTTAAGTAAGCAACAATTGCATGAGCAGAATTGGGAATTGTCTGAAGAATGCTTTGCAGAGGTAGCTGGGCAATCCTTAGAGAAGCTCCTTGAAGTTGCATGTTCCTTCAGTGATGCCAATTGGTCTGATGTCCATATTTCACAACAGCTGTCTGTTTTTGACGCACTTGTTGATGTCCTATTCAATATACAAGACCTACGTTTCAGCAGATCTGGTGAGGTTGCTGGTATTATTAATAAGATGGTGAATGCTTTCAAAGGAGTGATCGATGGGACTTCAAATGACATCCGTGGCAGCAAAGAATCTACCATCCACCCAGCAACTTTCGTTCTCATACAAGTCCTGGAATTCTTCTGTCGTAACAGAGATATGGTGCAGTCAATACTTGAATCTGGAGATTACAACACTGGCCCATGCTCTGACATGTTTTCTTGTTTGGCATCCAAGCTCAAGGAATGTGCAGAAACAGTTTTCCAACAAAAGGGACAAAGGTACATATTTGTGTTAAATAACATGTATTATGTTCTGCAAAAGAACTGCCATTCAGGATTACTCCCTCCGAATGTAGCAGCTACTTTGGTGTCAGTGATTGACCAATACGTGGTGAGCTACCTTGATGAGTACTGGTTTCCACCTATGCTGCTGTATCTGGAAGGGGATTCTCTGAAGAAGCCACGTCGTTCATCCCTGGATAATTTTATTGGAGAATTCTTCAGAACATGTAATGGCCAGATGACTTGGAAAGTTCAAACCGAGCTTAAAAACATACTACGAGAAGAGATAGTGAATTTGATTGTTCCAAAATACGTAAACTTCTCAGAGGTGCTGCAGGCAAATCCAACGCGGTGCTGGTCGTCTTGGTTAAAGGGGATGTGGCGAACAAGATCTGAGAAGCTGGAGTGTACTGGTGCGGATTTGGCAAAGGTGATTGGAAGATTGTTCGAGAGATAA
- the LOC119352780 gene encoding uncharacterized protein LOC119352780 isoform X2, producing MAVYVPAAETPALELGPLHSSVCLAPALPAASLEVPGMVRADARRPSEGPDQIPGNPPRRIARLVHLDPAQLAAVTAALRLHIAGGASPIPSLVQRRDDASDSDSGSGSSGDDDETGHPNDRHLCYPLIRLLETGDARIFFPGSVPDLPGTPQGGGLHRISDAYGNPYILKAGTETFAGPCELTNETTRTWVIRLKITTKLVCLSKQQLHEQNWELSEECFAEVAGQSLEKLLEVACSFSDANWSDVHISQQLSVFDALVDVLFNIQDLRFSRSGEVAGIINKMVNAFKGVIDGTSNDIRGSKESTIHPATFVLIQVLEFFCRNRDMVQSILESGDYNTGPCSDMFSCLASKLKECAETVFQQKGQSYFGVSD from the exons ATGGCGGTCTACGTTCCTGCCGCCGAGACCCCTGCGCTGGAGCTGGGCCCTCTCCACAGCTCGGTCTGCCTCGCCCCCGCGCTGCCCGCCGCCTCGCTGGAAGTTCCCGGCATGGTGCGGGCcgacgccaggcggccgtcggaggGCCCCGATCAGATCCCGGGCAATCCACCCCGCCGCATTGCGCGCCTCGTCCATCTGGATCCCGCGCAGCTCGCCGCGGTGACCGCGGCCCTTAGGCTCCACATCGCCGGCGGCGCAAGCCCGATCCCCTCTCTCGTGCAGCGCAGAGACGACGCCTCCGACTCCGACTCCGGCTCCGGCTcgagcggcgacgacgacgagaccGGCCATCCTAATGACCGGCACCTCTGCTACCCACTCATCCGGTTGCTGGAAACAGGGGACGCCCGCATCTTCTTCCCCGGCTCGGTTCcagaccttcccggtactccgcaaGGCGGCGGCCTGCACAG GATATCCGATGCATATGGCAATCCATATATCCTCAAGGCAGGCACAGAAACCTTTGCAGGTCCTTGTGAGCTGACCAATGAAACGACAAGGACTTGGGTCATCAGGCTCAAAATCACTACCAAACTCGTTTGTTTAAGTAAGCAACAATTGCATGAGCAGAATTGGGAATTGTCTGAAGAATGCTTTGCAGAGGTAGCTGGGCAATCCTTAGAGAAGCTCCTTGAAGTTGCATGTTCCTTCAGTGATGCCAATTGGTCTGATGTCCATATTTCACAACAGCTGTCTGTTTTTGACGCACTTGTTGATGTCCTATTCAATATACAAGACCTACGTTTCAGCAGATCTGGTGAGGTTGCTGGTATTATTAATAAGATGGTGAATGCTTTCAAAGGAGTGATCGATGGGACTTCAAATGACATCCGTGGCAGCAAAGAATCTACCATCCACCCAGCAACTTTCGTTCTCATACAAGTCCTGGAATTCTTCTGTCGTAACAGAGATATGGTGCAGTCAATACTTGAATCTGGAGATTACAACACTGGCCCATGCTCTGACATGTTTTCTTGTTTGGCATCCAAGCTCAAGGAATGTGCAGAAACAGTTTTCCAACAAAAGGGACAAAG CTACTTTGGTGTCAGTGATTGA